A single Chanos chanos chromosome 8, fChaCha1.1, whole genome shotgun sequence DNA region contains:
- the calcrlb gene encoding calcitonin gene-related peptide type 1 receptor yields the protein MILQRPSKGRMSGWWITSFLLLLTAFEMLVAADEEVNGTEQEQTAAVYHDIDHTRNKIITAQFECYQKIMRNPSPHKTNASMCDLTWDGWLCWDEAEAGTVSMQHCPDYFHDFDTSEIVTKICTNSGQWFVHPDSNRTWTNYTSCKAKPTDHVNAAVNLYYLTLIGHGLSLISLFISLGIFFHFNSLSCQRITLHKNLFFSFILNSVTTIIWFTVVASNQELVQANPVSCKVSMFIHFYIFGCNYFWMLCEGIYLHTLIVVAVFAEKQHLMWYYLLGWGFPLIPALIYAIARSYYYNDNCWIGANTSLLYIIHGPICAALLVNLFFLLNIVRVLITKLKVTHQAESSLYMKAVRATLILVPLLGIQFVLLPYKPEEKMPSEIYNYIMAILMHYQGLLVATIFCFFNGEVQSVLRRHWNQYRIQFENTFANTEALRSASYTASSMTEVHRCYSIDGHTEHLNGKSYLDIDSTILRSDSLYG from the exons ATGATTTTACAACGGCCAAGTAAAGGAAGGATGAGTGGCTGGTGGATTACctcatttttgttgctgttaacTGCCTTTGag ATGCTGGTCGCGGCAGACGAGGAGGTGAACGGTACGGAGCAGGAGCAAACTGCGGCCGTTTATCACGACATCGACCACACCAGGAACAAGATCATCACGGCACAGTTTGAGTGCTACCAGAAAATCATGAGGAACCCAAGCCCACATAAAACAA ACGCGTCCATGTGTGACCTGACCTGGGACGGATGGCTGTGCTGGGACGAGGCAGAGGCGGGCACCGTCTCCATGCAGCACTGTCCAGATTACTTCCACGACTTCGACACGTCCG aAATAGTGACGAAGATTTGCACTAACAGTGGGCAGTGGTTTGTTCATCCCGACAGTAACCGTACCTGGACGAATTACACCAGCTGCAAAGCGAAACCGACCGACCACGTCAAT gcaGCGGTGAATCTCTATTACTTGACTCTGATTGGACATGGATTGTCACTGATATCTTTGTTTATTTCGCTAggaatatttttccatttcaa TAGCTTGAGCTGCCAAAGGATCACTCTACACAAGaacctgttcttctctttcatcctgAACTCAGTCACCACAATCATTTGGTTCACTGTGGTGGCCAGCAACCAGGAACTAGTGCAGGCTAACCCA gtgAGCTGCAAGGTGTCCATGTTTatccatttttacattttcgGCTGTAATTACTTCTGGATGCTGTGCGAGGGGATATATCTCCACACTCTCATCGTTGTGGCGGTGTTTGCTGAGAAACAGCACCTGATGTGGTACTACCTGCTTGGCTGGG GGTTTCCTCTGATACCTGCACTGATATACGCCATAGCCCGGAGTTACTACTACAACGACAA TTGTTGGATCGGCGCGAACACGTCCCTGCTTTACATTATCCACGGTCCAATCTGCGCCGCTCTGCTG GTCAACTTGTTCTTCCTCCTCAACATCGTGCGTGTGCTTATCACTAAGCTGAAGGTCACCCACCAGGCTGAGTCGAGTCTGTACATGAAGGCGGTCCGAGCCACCCTCATTCTGGTCCCGCTGCTGGGCATCCAGTTCGTCCTGCTGCCCTACAAACCAGAGGAAAAGATGCCGTCCGAGATCTACAACTACATCATGGCCATCCTCATGCATTATCAG gGGCTCTTGGTGGCTACGATATTCTGTTTTTTCAATGGAGAG GTGCAGAGTGTGTTAAGAAGGCACTGGAACCAGTACCGCATCCAGTTCGAGAACACCTTCGCCAACACCGAAGCTTTGAGGTCGGCCTCCTACACGGCGTCTTCCATGACGGAGGTGCACCGCTGCTACAGCATCGACGGGCACACGGAACATTTGAACGGCAAGAGCTACCTCGACATCGACTCCACCATCCTCAGATCGGACAGCCTGTACGGGTGA